The following are encoded together in the Humulus lupulus chromosome 5, drHumLupu1.1, whole genome shotgun sequence genome:
- the LOC133779221 gene encoding uncharacterized protein LOC133779221 — MASMNNILKNLSLGSNIQPAAAIQSGDISCVYCGDRHMFENCPSNPAAVCYVGNQNYNRNNSPYSNSYNPAWRHHPNLSWGGQGASSSGASTQGKQAYPPGFSQQPPAQQPQHPQGSQSSSLESLMRDYMAKNDAVIQSQAASLRNLETQLGKLANDLKNRPQGSLPSDTENPRRDGKEHCKEINLRSGKIIENDEEKTKGSREPTSIQTEGEFSQKSASEAIETGPIDTASGQQYVPVKTLHKPPPPFPQRFRKQQQDGQFRKFLDVLKQLHINIPLVEALEQMPNYVKFLKDILTKKRRLGEFQTVALTEGCSAMLKSKIPPKLKDPGSFTIPCSIGG; from the coding sequence ATGGCATCAATGAACAATATTTTGAAAAATCTGAGTTTGGGAAGCAACATTCAGCCAGCTGCCGCTATTCAAAGTGGAGACATTTCCTGTGTGTATTGTGGAGATAGGCATATGTTTGAAAACTGCCCTTCTAACCCAGCTGCAGTTTGTTATGTGGGTAACCAGAATTACAACCGCAACAATAGCCCATACTCAAATTCGTATAATCCAGCTTGGAGGCATCATCCGAATCTGTcttgggggggtcaaggagcaagtTCCAGCGGAGCGTCTACACAAGGGAAGCAAGCATATCCGCCAGGTTTTTCTCAGCAGCCACCGGCTCAACAACCGCAACACCCTCAAGGCTCTCAATCCAGCTCTTTGGAGAGTCTAATGAGGGACTATATGGCAAAGAATGATGCAGTTATTCAAAGTCAGGCAGCATCCCTTCGTAATCTAGAAACGCAGTTGGGGAAATTAGCCAATGATCTAAAGAATAGGCCCCAAGGTTCCTTGCCTAGTGACACAGAGAATCCGAGGAGAGATGGTAAGGAACATTGTAAGGAAATTAATTTACGAAGTGGAAAAATTATAGAAAATGATGAGGAGAAAACAAAGGGCAGTagggagcccacttcaatccaaacagAGGGAGAATTTAGTCAAAAATCAGCAAGTGAAGCTATTGAAACTGGCCCAATTGATACAGCATCGGGTCAGCAATATGTTCCAGTAAAGACTTTGCACAAGCCGCCCCCACCATTTCCTCAGCGTTTTAGAAAACAGCAGCAAGATGGGCAGTTCAGGAAGTTTCTGGATGTACTGAAACAGCTCCATATCAATATTCCCTTAGTGGAAGCATTGGAGCAAATGCCAAATTACGTTAAATTTCTAAAAGATATTTTGACGAAAAAAAGGAGGCTGGGAGAGTTTCAAACTGTTGCTCTCACAGAAGGTTGTAGTGCCATGTTGAAGAGTAAAATCCCTCCGAAATTGAAGGATCCTGGTAGTTTTACGATCCCATGTTCTATTGGGGGATGA